A genome region from Arthrobacter agilis includes the following:
- a CDS encoding FMN-binding protein encodes MNTRALLGSGIASLSILVLGWQLGVQPATVQAGTTAGSTTPTPGTSPETTTPDPDTGTSASTTTDTNTSAVSYTGTTVDHEYGSVTVTITVADGTLTDATAGLSTTHGDKSERINARAVPLLRSEALTAQSAEVSMISGATYTSEAYLESLQSALDQAGL; translated from the coding sequence ATGAACACCAGAGCACTCCTCGGATCAGGTATCGCCTCACTGTCCATCCTCGTCCTGGGCTGGCAACTGGGCGTGCAACCGGCCACCGTGCAGGCAGGCACCACCGCCGGCAGCACCACACCAACCCCGGGGACCAGCCCCGAAACCACCACCCCGGATCCGGACACCGGAACATCTGCAAGCACCACCACGGACACCAACACCTCTGCTGTGTCCTACACGGGCACCACGGTCGACCACGAGTACGGGTCAGTGACCGTCACGATCACCGTCGCGGACGGGACCCTCACCGATGCCACAGCCGGATTGAGCACCACCCACGGCGACAAATCGGAGCGCATCAACGCGCGCGCCGTCCCACTCCTACGCAGCGAGGCACTCACCGCGCAATCAGCCGAGGTCAGCATGATCAGCGGTGCCACCTACACGTCCGAGGCATACCTTGAATCCCTGCAGTCAGCCCTGGACCAGGCAGGTCTGTGA
- a CDS encoding FMN-binding protein produces the protein MRPRIAASAAAATACILIIGWQAGTQTNNAAATTATILDTGRGGGRMAAAFSDRFDGPGRRGQGARGADMAAITADPTITAAAAADGTFVGPPVPYPRGSVSVGVTVTNGVITNVDAALLAQNPVSRDINQRMENLLGNAVLAAQSTDITMISGATYTSQAYAASLQAALDEATS, from the coding sequence ATGAGACCACGCATCGCCGCATCCGCAGCAGCTGCCACTGCCTGCATCCTGATCATCGGCTGGCAGGCCGGCACCCAAACCAATAATGCTGCCGCGACGACCGCCACCATCCTCGACACTGGCCGGGGCGGAGGACGCATGGCGGCCGCCTTCAGCGACCGTTTCGACGGCCCCGGTCGCAGAGGCCAGGGCGCGCGCGGAGCAGACATGGCCGCTATCACCGCCGATCCCACCATCACCGCCGCCGCAGCTGCGGATGGGACCTTCGTCGGGCCCCCCGTCCCGTACCCGCGCGGATCAGTCAGCGTCGGCGTGACCGTCACCAACGGCGTGATCACGAACGTCGACGCAGCGCTCCTCGCCCAGAACCCGGTGTCTCGGGATATCAACCAACGGATGGAAAACCTGCTCGGCAATGCCGTCCTGGCCGCCCAGAGCACCGACATCACCATGATCAGCGGCGCCACCTACACCTCCCAGGCCTACGCTGCGTCCCTGCAAGCCGCGCTCGATGAGGCAACCTCATGA
- a CDS encoding GAF and ANTAR domain-containing protein translates to MATNGAGQDGSDDVSDVADVADVVDGSDGKEEGKDQKGEVEGLAEQMSALARSLQAEDEPLEILAHLVRAAIELVPGTDEGSISVVMGRRDVQSHVPSSDLPQKVDALQSEVNQGPCLDAMFEHQTVTVPDMLSERRWPEFSRKAAALGAASMLSFQLYVEGDNLGALNLYGRTPNAFTVESEQVGLLIASHASIAFADATKLGQMRDALRSRDVIGQAKGILMERYGLTAQNAFIMLTQASSRTNIKLLDVAEHLATTGALPSRRRRT, encoded by the coding sequence ATGGCAACCAACGGTGCAGGACAAGACGGAAGTGATGACGTAAGTGACGTTGCTGACGTTGCTGACGTTGTTGACGGCTCGGATGGGAAGGAAGAGGGCAAGGACCAGAAGGGGGAGGTGGAGGGACTGGCTGAGCAGATGAGCGCGCTGGCCCGGTCCCTGCAGGCGGAGGATGAACCGCTGGAGATCCTGGCGCACCTGGTGCGTGCCGCAATCGAACTCGTCCCCGGTACCGACGAAGGTTCTATCAGCGTGGTGATGGGCCGACGCGATGTGCAATCGCATGTACCCTCGAGCGATCTGCCTCAAAAGGTGGATGCCCTTCAATCCGAGGTGAATCAGGGACCCTGCCTGGACGCCATGTTCGAGCATCAGACGGTCACCGTCCCGGACATGCTCTCCGAGCGGCGGTGGCCCGAGTTCAGCCGTAAGGCTGCCGCGTTGGGTGCGGCGAGCATGCTCTCGTTCCAGCTCTATGTTGAAGGCGACAATCTGGGTGCCCTGAACCTTTATGGACGGACTCCAAACGCTTTCACTGTGGAATCGGAACAGGTCGGGCTGCTCATTGCCTCTCACGCGTCGATCGCCTTCGCGGATGCCACGAAACTGGGGCAGATGCGCGATGCCTTACGTTCCCGCGATGTCATTGGGCAGGCCAAGGGCATCCTGATGGAGCGGTACGGCCTCACGGCCCAGAACGCGTTCATCATGCTCACCCAGGCCAGTTCCCGGACGAACATCAAGCTGCTCGATGTCGCCGAACACCTCGCCACTACAGGAGCGTTACCCTCCCGTCGCCGCCGCACCTAG
- a CDS encoding FAD:protein FMN transferase, translating to MFFTMGTVVSFRAPPEATAACTADVQKIFRAHDDRFSLYKPDSELRQVTDGRLLLSRSSREVREMYALAVEWRNTTGGLFDPHDPGGHLDLNGVVKAHAIDQAGQYLRQQGVHDWSLNCGGDILCSGVQAPGTPWAIGIVNPTDRTTIITTITMSPGRTAIATSGASERGHHIWSPSGKGGGSQPVVQASVIAMDILTADVLATTVCAGDTDIQDLAHRFKVQIFTVHADGQSSTNP from the coding sequence GTGTTCTTCACCATGGGTACCGTTGTCAGCTTCCGCGCACCACCGGAAGCGACGGCGGCTTGCACGGCCGACGTGCAGAAGATTTTTCGGGCCCACGACGACCGATTCAGCCTCTACAAACCTGACTCCGAGCTCAGGCAAGTAACGGACGGGCGCCTGTTACTGTCCCGCAGCTCGAGGGAAGTACGGGAAATGTACGCTCTGGCCGTGGAGTGGCGCAACACCACCGGCGGGCTCTTCGACCCACACGACCCCGGCGGCCACCTGGACCTCAACGGTGTCGTGAAAGCCCATGCCATCGACCAGGCAGGACAATACCTACGACAGCAGGGCGTACACGACTGGTCCCTGAACTGTGGAGGAGACATCCTGTGCAGCGGCGTCCAAGCACCAGGCACCCCCTGGGCCATAGGCATCGTTAATCCGACGGACAGAACGACCATAATCACCACCATCACGATGTCCCCGGGACGAACCGCCATCGCAACCTCAGGAGCGAGCGAACGCGGCCACCACATCTGGTCACCCTCAGGCAAGGGAGGAGGATCCCAGCCAGTTGTGCAGGCGAGTGTCATCGCCATGGACATTCTCACCGCGGACGTTCTCGCGACCACGGTCTGCGCCGGCGACACCGACATCCAGGACCTCGCCCACCGCTTCAAGGTTCAAATCTTCACGGTGCACGCAGACGGTCAATCATCCACCAACCCGTAG
- a CDS encoding flavodoxin family protein, which translates to MSGHILEEFRSQGVSTSSLRVVDDDVKRGVKSDIGEGDRRPEIHTQILAADILVLPTPIWRGHPCSLAQQVMERLEADLCEIDEQGRPIMDGNVATVAVVGNEDGAHKTIADLMQGLNDGSFTLPARAPGPYRFHKRRPRP; encoded by the coding sequence GTGAGTGGGCACATTCTCGAGGAGTTCAGGAGCCAGGGCGTCAGCACGTCCTCACTGAGAGTTGTCGATGACGACGTCAAGCGAGGCGTGAAGAGCGACATAGGCGAGGGAGATCGGAGGCCAGAGATTCATACACAAATCCTTGCCGCGGACATCCTGGTCCTCCCCACCCCTATCTGGAGGGGGCACCCCTGTAGCCTCGCCCAGCAGGTGATGGAGCGGCTAGAAGCCGACCTCTGCGAAATTGATGAGCAAGGCCGGCCTATCATGGACGGGAACGTCGCGACCGTCGCCGTCGTGGGCAACGAGGACGGCGCCCACAAAACTATCGCGGATCTCATGCAAGGCCTCAATGATGGCAGCTTCACTCTCCCCGCCCGGGCCCCGGGGCCCTATCGCTTCCACAAACGCCGGCCTCGCCCGTAG